From a region of the Myxococcaceae bacterium JPH2 genome:
- a CDS encoding crotonase/enoyl-CoA hydratase family protein: protein MDFQSLRIEQADGVAEVVLIGPSKGNALGPDFWREMPEAIRALEADDAVRVVLLRGQGSHFSYGLDLMGMMESLGPLVAGDTNLALERTKLLRLIEAMQLATEGLARCRKPVLAAVHGWCIGGGIDLIAACDFRYCSQDAKFSLREVKLGIVADMGALQRLPRIIGEGNTRELAYTGGDIDANRALQMGLVNRVFDTPEALLAEARATARRIADNPPLVVQGAKQVMEYCSDKSIADGLKFVAVWNSAFLQSLDLGEAFAAFAERRPPRFQGR from the coding sequence ATGGACTTCCAATCGCTGCGCATCGAGCAGGCGGACGGCGTCGCCGAGGTGGTGCTCATCGGGCCGTCCAAGGGCAATGCCCTGGGACCGGACTTCTGGCGGGAGATGCCGGAGGCCATCCGCGCGCTGGAGGCGGATGACGCCGTGCGCGTGGTGCTCCTGCGGGGGCAGGGGAGCCACTTCTCCTACGGGCTCGACCTGATGGGGATGATGGAGTCGCTGGGGCCGCTGGTCGCGGGCGACACCAACCTGGCCCTGGAGCGCACGAAGCTGCTGCGGCTCATCGAGGCCATGCAGCTGGCCACCGAGGGGCTGGCGCGCTGTCGCAAGCCCGTGCTCGCGGCGGTGCACGGCTGGTGCATCGGTGGCGGCATCGACCTCATCGCGGCGTGTGACTTCCGCTACTGCTCCCAGGACGCGAAGTTCTCCCTGCGCGAGGTGAAGCTGGGCATCGTCGCGGACATGGGCGCGCTGCAGCGGCTGCCGCGCATCATCGGCGAGGGGAACACGCGCGAGCTGGCGTACACGGGCGGCGACATCGACGCGAATCGCGCGCTCCAAATGGGGCTCGTCAACCGCGTGTTCGACACGCCCGAGGCGCTGCTCGCGGAGGCGCGCGCCACGGCGCGGCGCATCGCCGACAACCCGCCCCTGGTGGTGCAGGGCGCCAAGCAGGTGATGGAGTACTGCTCGGACAAGTCCATCGCGGACGGCCTGAAGTTCGTGGCGGTGTGGAACTCGGCGTTCCTCCAGTCGCTGGACCTGGGCGAGGCCTTCGCGGCCTTCGCCGAGCGCCGCCCGCCCCGCTTCCAGGGGCGCTGA
- a CDS encoding SDR family oxidoreductase — protein MADGVFKDGLLAGKVAFISGGSSGINLGIAEGFVKAGAKVAINGRNVEKLEAAVKGLQAHGTAMGVAADVRDYASVEAAMKTVHDAYGDIDVLVCGAAGNFPAPALGMSSNGFKAVMDIDVLGTFNVSRASFEYLRKPGAAVINISAPQAYLPMAMQAHVCAAKAGVDMLTRVLAIEWGGTGVRVNAITPGPIDDTEGMRRLAPSADSRERIIQTLPLQRFGTTQDIARLALFLASDAASFITGSIMVCDGGQSLLGGGALMKAMGM, from the coding sequence ATGGCGGATGGCGTGTTCAAGGACGGGCTGCTGGCGGGCAAGGTGGCCTTCATCTCGGGCGGAAGCAGCGGCATCAACCTGGGCATCGCCGAGGGCTTCGTGAAGGCGGGCGCGAAGGTGGCCATCAACGGCCGCAACGTGGAGAAGCTGGAGGCCGCCGTGAAGGGGCTCCAGGCCCACGGCACCGCGATGGGCGTCGCCGCCGACGTGCGCGACTACGCCTCCGTCGAGGCCGCGATGAAGACGGTGCATGACGCCTATGGCGACATCGACGTGCTCGTCTGCGGCGCCGCGGGCAACTTCCCGGCCCCCGCGCTCGGCATGTCGTCCAATGGCTTCAAGGCGGTGATGGACATCGACGTGCTCGGCACCTTCAACGTGTCGCGCGCGTCCTTCGAGTACCTGCGCAAGCCCGGCGCCGCCGTCATCAACATCTCCGCGCCCCAGGCCTATCTGCCCATGGCCATGCAGGCCCACGTGTGCGCGGCCAAGGCTGGCGTGGACATGCTCACGCGCGTGCTGGCCATCGAGTGGGGCGGCACCGGCGTGCGCGTCAATGCCATCACCCCGGGCCCCATTGACGACACCGAGGGCATGCGGCGGCTGGCCCCCAGCGCGGACTCCCGCGAGCGCATCATCCAGACGCTGCCGCTTCAGCGCTTCGGCACCACCCAGGACATCGCGCGGCTCGCGCTCTTCCTCGCCTCGGATGCCGCGTCCTTCATCACCGGCTCCATCATGGTGTGCGACGGGGGACAGTCCCTCCTGGGTGGCGGCGCACTCATGAAGGCCATGGGGATGTGA